A window from Gossypium raimondii isolate GPD5lz chromosome 7, ASM2569854v1, whole genome shotgun sequence encodes these proteins:
- the LOC105786930 gene encoding uncharacterized protein LOC105786930, whose protein sequence is MGELEEPTPESIKKMAGDSTTEFPSPSPNKRLKTSSKSIIEDEPGNHHQPEQQRQQQAADDDDSDPEICGICLSDGGRRAVRGKINSCDHFFCFVCIMEWAKVESRCPMCKRRFTVIHRPPKEGVFASQRLVNIPQRDQVYHLSGNATSGLSDPYSEVKCSMCHGMTDESLLLLCDLCDSAAHTYCVGLGATVPDGDWFCHDCALSRSEHEKTDVDTETDNHMIAANYNVQLPSEEDVSIFDIVRDSNITPLEGHNASVSSCSNHSPPSIIPGCESSGADEVSRPSRNTVGKSTESGARTLRRCRNVQSRIQVLRENWRALQNRSLSFSSRMAESGGGSCGKGKVAAVCNPGSSESQPSISTSQQSTSRDSSIQPKEDLYDIDKAWKMMNIAKSMQKNCKTTNSLNRNSTKLPCLGSASKEAIRSSSHHILKIQQNETRNEERMGKQKQYGYHCHKREKEKCKSPELEKQKRVVINTQPSERVPSSHSLHFFQPSSSANVQIENSCSRVNDLGPFVKIAQSRCRESSSTANTEGGSCSTSLFGSVLRGSMDFLDSNLEAGVNKLDILEGRTRLEKSCSKSKDRKDDNIKSEIQALAKLNPGRSLDSNLEAGVNKLDIPEARTRLKKSCSKSKDRKDDNAKSEIQALVKLNLKLLSQDKRLGVVIFKEIARLATHTILAAYGFQHSKSSIHSFPSPVCSHSNDINLQHKSTLMPNSCRECFYVFVKNVVSSIMVEKGLARSS, encoded by the exons ATGGGTGAACTCGAGGAACCAACGCCTGagtcaataaaaaaaatggcgGGTGACTCAACAACCGAGTTCCCATCTCCTTCCCCAAACAAACGTCTCAAAACCTCATCCAAATCAATCATCGAAGACGAACCCGGTAATCATCATCAACCAGAACAACAACGACAACAACAAGCAGCGGACGATGATGATTCAGATCCGGAGATATGCGGGATATGCTTATCGGACGGTGGACGAAGAGCAGTCAGGGGCAAAATCAACAGCTGCGATCACTTCTTCTGTTTCGTTTGTATCATGGAATGGGCTAAGGTGGAGTCCCGTTGCCCTATGTGCAAACGCAGGTTCACCGTCATTCATAGACCGCCCAAGGAAGGTGTCTTTGCTTCCCAACGCCTCGTTAACATCCCTCAACGAGATCAG GTTTACCATCTCTCTGGAAATGCAACATCTGGGCTTTCTGATCCCTATTCAGAAGTTAAATGTAGCATGTGCCATGGTATGACCGACGAAAGTCTTCTACTGCTTTGTGATCTCTGTGACTCTGCTGCTCATACATACTGTGTTGGCTTGGGTGCGACTGTACCTGATGGTGACTGGTTTTGTCATGATTGTGCTCTTTCTAGGTCCGAACATGAGAAAACTGATGTTGACACTGAAACTGACAATCATATGATCGCTGCTAACTATAATGTACAATTACCATCTGAGGAAGATGTTTCAATTTTCGATATAGTTAGAGATTCAAATATCACACCACTTGAAGGTCATAATGCAAGTGTGTCTTCATGTTCTAATCATTCACCACCTAGTATCATCCCTGGATGTGAAAGCAGTGGGGCAGATGAAGTGAGTCGTCCTAGTAGGAATACTGTGGGTAAATCGACTGAATCAGGTGCAAGAACATTGCGTCGTTGTCGCAATGTACAAAGCCGTATACAGGTTCTTCGTGAAAATTGGCGTGCACTGCAAAATAGATCATTAAGTTTCTCTTCTCGTATGGCTGAATCTGGTGGTGGAAGTTGTGGGAAAGGTAAGGTTGCTGCAGTATGTAATCCTGGATCAAGTGAATCACAACCGTCCATTTCAACAAGTCAACAATCAACTTCTCGAGACAGTTCTATTCAGCCTAAGGAAGATTTGTATGATATTGATAAGGCATGGAAAATGATGAATATTGCAAAGTCAATGCAAAAGAATTGTAAGACAACTAATAGTCTTAACCGGAACTCAACAAAACTCCCTTGCCTTGGAAGTGCTTCAAAAGAGGCAATCAGAAGTTCAAGTCATCATATATTGAAAATTCAGCAAAATGAAACTAGGAATGAGGAAAGAATGGGAAAACAGAAGCAGTATGGGTATCATTGTCACAAGAGGGAAAAGGAAAAGTGCAAATCTCCTGAGTTGGAAAAGCAAAAGAGGGTGGTTATAAATACACAACCCAGTGAGAGAGTTCCTTCTTCTCATtcacttcatttttttcaaCCTTCATCATCTGCAAATGTCCAAATTGAAAACAGTTGCTCTCGTGTAAATGACCTGGGGCCATTTGTGAAAATTGCACAAAGTAGATGTCGAGAATCATCATCAACGGCAAACACGGAGGGTGGATCTTGTTCAACTAGTTTGTTTGGTTCAGTGCTAAGAGGATCTATGGATTTTTTAGATTCCAACTTGGAGGCAGGTGTAAATAAGTTAGATATACTGGAGGGGAGAACGAGGTTGGAGAAGAGTTGTTCCAAAAGCAAGGAtagaaaagatgataatatCAAAAGTGAGATTCAGGCCCTTGCTAAACTCAATCCAGGGCGTTCTTTGGATTCCAACTTGGAGGCAGGTGTAAATAAGTTAGATATACCGGAGGCGAGAACAAGGTTGAAGAAGAGTTGTTCTAAAAGCAAGGATAGAAAAGATGATAATGCCAAAAGTGAGATCCAGGCCCTTGTTAAACTCAATCTAAAGCTCCTAAGCCAAGACAAACGATTAG GAGTCGTTATATTCAAGGAGATTGCTAGGCTTGCCACCCATACAATCTTGGCAGCATATGGTTTCCAGCACTCAAAATCCAGTATCCACTCTTTTCCGAGTCCGGTATGTAGCCATAGCAATGATATTAACCTGCAACATAAATCTACTTTGATGCCGAATTCTTGTCGAGAATGTTTTTATGTCTTCGTAAAGAATGTTGTTAGCTCCATTATGGTTGAGAAAGGTCTGGCTAGGTCATCATAA
- the LOC105786938 gene encoding phosphatidylinositol 4-kinase gamma 5, with amino-acid sequence MARKLESPVQTQMAVSAFNSISNGQYHGNRILKPVRTRRVFVQTETGCVLGLELDRNDNAHSVKRRMQIALNVPTDESSLTFGDLTLNNDLSAIRNDSPLLLTRNAIHRSSSTPCLSPAWKNLQQRDGSGLVEILGCSTHSSGTTELVKDIMDAIKNGVDPIPISSGLGGAYFFRNIKGENVAIVKPTDEEPFAPNNPKGFVGKALGQPGLKRSVRVGETGFREVAAYLLDYDHFANVPPTVLVKVTHSIFNVNDGVNRNKLQDKKVVSKIASLQQFIPHDFDAGDHGTSSFPVDAIHRIGILDIRIFNTDRHAGNLLVRKLGGVGGFSQFELIPIDHGLCLPESLEDPYFEWIHWPQASIPFSEDELEYIKNINPMRDSDMLRAELPMIREACLRVLVLCSIFLKEAAAFGLCLAEIGEMMSREFHALEEEPSELELVCIEAKELVMEINMPFFEADERDDEFQFDIDCKEAEVNFTPNTTRDLPAKALIRHWSETMNNLNFLAEVDEDIEASEIQVDEEPVRARNAGSLEEDWFHTASRLSLSLKRINNLGPKGFHYHGQKPERTHTMDYSSRMRSANEQLLTSTSFVKFADMNEEEWNLFIVKFKKLLCPAFANRRSRTIGERQRLGTSCQF; translated from the coding sequence ATGGCTAGAAAGTTGGAAAGTCCAGTACAGACACAGATGGCAGTTTCTGCTTTTAACAGTATATCCAATGGGCAGTACCATGGGAATAGAATATTGAAACCTGTTAGAACACGGCGTGTCTTTGTACAGACTGAAACTGGCTGCGTATTGGGATTAGAATTGGATCGGAACGACAATGCTCATTCGGTTAAAAGAAGAATGCAGATTGCCCTTAACGTACCTACAGATGAGAGCTCTCTAACATTTGGTGATCTTACTTTAAACAATGATCTCAGTGCCATTCGGAATGATTCCCCGCTACTTCTTACTCGAAATGCAATCCATAGGAGTTCATCCACTCCATGTCTCTCACCGGCTTGGAAGAATCTTCAGCAAAGGGATGGGAGTGGTCTGGTTGAGATATTAGGGTGCTCAACTCATTCTTCTGGAACAACTGAGTTGGTGAAGGACATTATGGATGCAATCAAGAATGGGGTTGATCCGATCCCTATAAGTAGTGGGCTGGGCGGTGCTTATTTCTTCAGAAATATTAAAGGTGAGAATGTTGCAATAGTGAAGCCGACTGATGAGGAACCTTTTGCACCAAATAATCCGAAAGGCTTTGTAGGGAAAGCTCTTGGCCAACCTGGTCTTAAACGTTCGGTAAGAGTTGGGGAAACAGGATTCCGAGAAGTAGCCGCATACCTTTTAGATTATGATCACTTTGCCAATGTACCTCCTACTGTCCTTGTAAAAGTTACTCACTCGATCTTCAATGTCAATGATGGTGTAAATAGAAACAAGCTTCAAGACAAGAAGGTGGTCAGCAAAATTGCATCATTGCAGCAGTTCATTCCTCATGACTTTGATGCTGGTGACCATGGAACCTCAAGCTTTCCAGTTGATGCTATACATAGAATCGGAATATTGGACATTAGGATCTTTAACACGGACAGGCATGCCGGAAACCTTTTGGTCAGGAAGCTTGGTGGCGTCGGAGGCTTCAGTCAATTTGAACTCATTCCGATAGATCATGGTCTTTGCTTGCCTGAGAGCTTGGAGGACCCATATTTTGAGTGGATCCATTGGCCTCAGGCATCTATTCCTTTCTCTGAGGATGAACTTgaatatataaagaatatcAATCCAATGCGTGATTCTGATATGCTGCGGGCAGAGTTGCCTATGATTCGAGAGGCATGCCTCCGTGTTTTGGTGCTCTGCTCAATATTCCTTAAGGAAGCAGCCGCTTTTGGACTGTGTCTTGCTGAAATTGGCGAGATGATGAGTAGGGAGTTCCATGCCCTAGAGGAGGAGCCAAGTGAACTGGAGCTTGTATGCATTGAGGCAAAAGAACTTGTAATGGAGATCAACATGCCATTCTTTGAAGCTGATGAAAGAGATGACGAGTTTCAGTTTGACATCGATTGCAAGGAAGCTGAGGTTAATTTCACCCCGAATACTACAAGAGATTTGCCTGCAAAAGCACTCATTAGGCATTGGTCTGAAACCATGAACAACCTGAACTTTCTAGCTGAAGTAGATGAGGATATTGAAGCGTCCGAGATCCAAGTGGACGAAGAGCCGGTTAGGGCCAGAAATGCTGGTAGTCTTGAAGAAGATTGGTTTCATACTGCTTCAAGGTTGTCTCTTTCCTTGAAAAGAATTAACAACTTGGGTCCAAAAGGCTTCCACTACCATGGTCAAAAACCTGAAAGGACTCACACAATGGACTACTCATCTAGGATGAGAAGTGCAAATGAACAGCTTCTGACCTCGACAAGCTTTGTGAAGTTTGCTGACATGAATGAAGAGGAATGGAATCTCTTCATTGTAAAGTTCAAAAAGCTCCTTTGCCCTGCTTTCGCCAATCGAAGGTCTCGAACGATTGGAGAGAGACAGAGACTTGGGACATCATGCCAGTTTTGA
- the LOC128042392 gene encoding uncharacterized protein LOC128042392: MVSIRGFSFALVFVLVLIGNSTAHRHVMETTVAADHGSGVESAAENLANSGKVKLMKLKKVRVEEGANISGSNHHFINHTSSEEAILNVNRKSRNTNHHHHHNRRRRRRRHGKTKMTGFTALNADYHVPKSHPPKNN; the protein is encoded by the exons ATGGTGTCCATAAGGGGTTTTAGCTTTGCACTTGTGTTTGTTTTGGTTCTTATAGGAAACTCAACTGCACATCGCCATG TTATGGAAACAACAGTGGCTGCAGATCATGGAAGTGGTGTTGAATCGGCAGCAGAAAACCTGGCCAACTCAGGCAAGGTAAAGTTAATGAAGTTAAAGAAAGTGAGAGTGGAAGAAGGTGCAAATATTTCAGGTTCAAATCATCACTTTATTAACCATACATCATCAGAGGAAGCAATTTTGAACGTAAATCGTAAATCGAGAAATacaaatcatcatcatcatcataatcgtcgtcgtcgtcgtcgtcgCCATGGGAAGACCAAAATGACTGGTTTTACAGCTTTGAATGCTGATTATCATGTCCCAAAATCCCATCCCCCTAAGAATAACTGA